From the genome of Gemmatimonadaceae bacterium, one region includes:
- a CDS encoding ATP-binding protein, with product MSTLLDGGYRFDTFVIGSSNRLAVSAAHAVAESPGTVYNPLFVYGGSGLGKTHLVAALAFQARLTQPALRVEFSTGEEVAERLHKAIASGQQAEFARRYQEVDLLLLDDVQFLTGQRETQTELLRLFNLMQGKGRQLVMTSDRPPADIPDVDQRLLSRLSGGLIVDVGAPDYEMRLAILRNAIIERSLAFDDGVLEETARLPFENVRELKGALNRLSAFQQLEGQAITADDVRAVLGEQAVDVHDEAMMGAATVAAEQGTEYEGFLADVLQEVETRVEQWRVYLGEACAFWRAEGYATAVLERAMALPSAPEVNGLLATFAAAVEHLRNLEAQSLAVDPSLRGHPAFRNPELVADAQLLLDRAIASALPLPAPLPGFTRAALEVGTANQLTLKAFDSVLEHPGQRYNPLLVHGPSGVGKTHVAHALGNAVRAAWPRKAVACVSATAFVEELVAAMQEGGVERWRSRYRAADVLIVDDVHHLADKERTQEELFHLFNHLYDRGSQIVLTSDRAPRDIVGLADRLRSRFEGGLVATLQAPDRGLRERLIHRWLLEAGHEPGQALVALLADRDARSVRELVGLMTRLQAAAEMGGRPLTLELAQRELGVARTEGTMFTARAHAAGALDDFFLDREKVIWAWPDLGGRLIEEYR from the coding sequence GTGAGCACCCTGCTCGACGGCGGATACCGATTCGACACGTTCGTGATCGGCTCATCCAATCGGCTCGCCGTGTCGGCCGCCCATGCGGTGGCCGAGTCGCCCGGCACCGTGTACAACCCGCTGTTCGTGTATGGCGGATCGGGACTGGGCAAGACGCATCTCGTCGCGGCCCTCGCGTTCCAGGCGCGACTCACGCAACCGGCGCTGCGCGTGGAGTTCAGCACGGGTGAAGAAGTGGCGGAACGACTGCACAAGGCGATTGCGTCGGGACAGCAGGCCGAGTTCGCGCGACGATATCAGGAAGTCGATCTCCTCCTGCTGGATGACGTGCAGTTCCTGACGGGGCAACGGGAAACGCAGACGGAACTGCTGCGGCTCTTCAACCTGATGCAGGGCAAGGGACGTCAGCTCGTGATGACGAGTGATCGCCCGCCGGCCGATATCCCGGACGTCGACCAGCGTTTGCTGTCCCGGCTCTCCGGCGGGTTGATTGTCGATGTCGGTGCGCCGGACTACGAAATGCGTCTGGCCATTCTGCGCAATGCCATCATCGAGCGCTCGCTCGCATTCGATGATGGCGTCCTGGAGGAGACGGCCCGCTTGCCGTTCGAGAATGTGCGCGAGCTCAAGGGGGCGCTGAATCGGCTCTCGGCATTTCAGCAACTCGAAGGGCAGGCCATCACCGCCGACGACGTGCGGGCGGTGCTGGGTGAACAGGCCGTGGACGTGCACGACGAGGCAATGATGGGTGCGGCAACGGTGGCCGCGGAACAGGGCACCGAGTACGAAGGCTTCCTGGCGGACGTGCTGCAGGAAGTGGAGACTCGTGTGGAGCAGTGGCGGGTCTATCTGGGCGAAGCGTGCGCGTTCTGGCGCGCCGAAGGGTATGCCACCGCCGTGTTGGAACGCGCCATGGCATTGCCGTCCGCGCCGGAAGTCAACGGACTGCTCGCGACGTTTGCGGCGGCCGTCGAACACCTGCGCAATCTCGAGGCGCAGTCGCTGGCGGTGGATCCGTCGTTGCGCGGACATCCCGCCTTCAGGAACCCGGAACTGGTCGCTGACGCCCAACTGCTGCTGGATCGCGCGATCGCGTCGGCGCTGCCCTTGCCAGCGCCCCTGCCGGGGTTCACCCGCGCGGCGCTGGAGGTGGGCACCGCCAACCAGCTGACGCTCAAGGCGTTCGATTCCGTGCTGGAGCATCCCGGCCAACGATACAATCCCCTGTTGGTGCATGGCCCGTCCGGCGTCGGCAAGACGCACGTTGCGCACGCGCTCGGCAACGCGGTACGTGCGGCCTGGCCGCGCAAAGCCGTGGCCTGTGTCAGTGCCACCGCGTTTGTCGAGGAACTGGTGGCGGCGATGCAGGAGGGTGGCGTGGAACGATGGCGCTCCCGCTATCGCGCAGCGGATGTGCTCATCGTCGACGATGTGCACCATCTCGCGGACAAGGAGCGCACCCAGGAAGAACTCTTCCATCTGTTCAACCACTTGTACGATCGCGGCAGCCAGATTGTGCTCACCAGCGACCGGGCGCCGCGGGATATCGTCGGCCTGGCCGATCGACTGCGGTCGCGCTTTGAAGGCGGCCTGGTGGCGACATTGCAGGCCCCCGATCGCGGGCTGCGTGAGCGGCTCATTCACCGGTGGTTGCTGGAAGCCGGCCATGAACCGGGCCAGGCGCTGGTGGCCCTGCTAGCCGATCGTGACGCGCGCAGTGTGCGTGAACTGGTGGGACTCATGACGCGCCTGCAGGCCGCCGCGGAGATGGGCGGTCGCCCGCTCACGCTGGAACTTGCGCAACGCGAACTGGGCGTCGCGCGCACCGAAGGCACAATGTTCACCGCGCGGGCGCACGCCGCCGGAGCCTTGGACGACTTCTTTCTGGATCGGGAGAAAGTCATCTGGGCCTGGCCCGATCTGGGCGGACGATTGATCGAGGAGTACCGCTGA
- a CDS encoding GTPase domain-containing protein: protein MPIVDHATKLITCKLVYYGPGRSGKTTNLTHLHGALPDGQVGELTSLATRRDRTLFFDYLPVDLGTVGAYRVRFQLYTVPGQPYYRAIRQLVLQGADGVAFVADSQRHRWDDNLESLQDMHANLAEHGVDVRDLPVVMQYNKQDLPPSLAASVAELSVALNFRGVPEFAADALHGVGVFDTLRSLGMRVLRRLGADDGTTTAQRARAALRTPLARVAVTDELAAVGAGA, encoded by the coding sequence ATGCCCATCGTGGACCACGCCACGAAGCTGATCACTTGCAAATTGGTCTACTACGGTCCAGGGCGATCGGGGAAGACCACGAACTTGACGCATCTGCACGGCGCGTTACCCGACGGCCAAGTTGGTGAGCTGACGTCGCTGGCCACGCGTCGCGACCGCACGCTGTTCTTCGACTACCTCCCTGTTGACCTCGGCACGGTGGGCGCGTATCGCGTGCGATTCCAGTTGTACACGGTGCCGGGTCAGCCGTACTATCGGGCGATCCGGCAACTCGTGTTGCAGGGCGCCGACGGCGTGGCGTTCGTGGCGGACAGTCAACGCCATCGATGGGACGACAATCTCGAAAGCCTGCAAGACATGCACGCCAACCTCGCCGAACATGGCGTTGACGTGCGCGACCTGCCCGTGGTGATGCAATACAACAAGCAGGACCTGCCACCATCGCTGGCCGCGTCGGTGGCCGAGCTGTCGGTGGCGCTGAACTTCCGCGGGGTGCCGGAGTTCGCCGCCGATGCGTTGCACGGCGTTGGCGTGTTTGATACGCTGCGATCGCTGGGGATGCGGGTCCTGCGACGTCTCGGTGCCGACGACGGCACGACCACCGCGCAGCGCGCGCGCGCCGCGTTGCGCACGCCGCTGGCACGCGTGGCCGTCACGGATGAACTGGCCGCGGTCGGTGCCGGCGCGTGA